In the Desulfuromonas sp. DDH964 genome, TTCCCGGGATTCTCGTTGGCTTTTTCGCGTCTTTTTTCCTGCCGTGGGTGACCTGGGGGGATTCGCTGCTGGGTATTCTCGCGGGCGGGGGGAGCCTCTATCTGGTGGCGGCCGGCTATGCTTTGTTGACCGGCAAGGAGGGGATGGGGGGGGGAGACATAAAGCTGCTGGCGCTCATCGGTGCTTTTCTTGGGTGGAAAGCCATTCTCCCCATCATCTTTTTCTCCTCTGTCCTCGGTACCCTGGTTGGCGTGCCGCTGATGTGGATAAAGAGGTCCGACGGCCAGCTCGCCATTCCCTTTGGTCCGTTTCTCGCTGCAGGATCCCTCACCTATCTCTTCTGGGGCCCCATGATTGTCCGCTGGTACCTGGCGCTTTTTTGAAGAATTTCGATCCTGGGGTTGTGCGAACTGCATTTACAAGATGCTGGGGGCGATGGTTGAACCTGCCTCACTATGTGGTATGACGGGCCGGGTGTTGGCTATTCAAATCAATGATATGTATGCATCACAAAACTATAATTACTTGACAATTACTATCATTGACCTATAATTCCCACAATTTTCTAGCCTAGTGTCCATTGGGAAACCCCAGATGGGCACGGCGTGTTTTCCGAATCGGAAACGAGGAGTTTTTCGTTGTGGCAAGGAAATCGAGGGATTGCGCGGAGGCGTACACCGGTACGTCGCACAAGCAAGGCCGAAGATTGACGCCACCACGGCGGAAAATAACCGTTTTCCGGACGGAAACTAGCCTAATTTTCACGGGACGCTGCCGATGGGAAAAAACCACGTAAAGGAAATTCGTGAAGCCCTGCTGATGAGCAAGGCAGAGTTGGCCAGAAAAGCCGGGGTTTCTCCTCTGACCGTGGATCGTATCGAGCGTGGTGCTGCTTGTCGCATGGTCACGATGCGGAAAATAATCTTGGCTCTCGGTCTTGATGTCGCTGACCGGGGGAAGGTATTCCCGGAGCAGGATAATTAGTGGAACATATTTTGCTTTATAGTGCTGCTGTTATGCGGGCCTTACTCTAACCTCAACAGGGTGAAGCAATGCTTTCTCGAGGCAAAAAAGAGATCATCGGGATTGATATCGGCTCGAGTTCGGTCAAGCTGGTACAGTTGCGGGAAATGAAGGGGGGGTATGCCCTGCAGAATCTTGGCATCGCCCCGTTGCCGGCGGAAGCAATCGTCGACAATGCGATCATGGATTCCAGTTCCGTGGTCGATATTTTGCGCAACCTGGTGGAAAGCCACAAGGTTAAGACAAAAAATGTCGCCACCTCCGTTTCCGGTCACTCGGTTATCATCCGCAAGATTCAGTTGCCGATCATGACCGAGGAGGAGATGGAAGCTTCCATCCAGTGGGAGGCGGAGCAATACATCCCCTTCGATATCTCCGAGGTCAACCTCGATTTCCAGATTCTCGGTCCCGACGCCAAGGATCCGGCGCAGATGAATGTCGTGCTGGTCGCGGCCAAAAAAGATTTCGTCAACGACTACCTGGCGGTCTTCAAAGAGTGTGGCTTCGATCCCAAGGTGATGGATGTCGATTGCTTCGCCATGGAAAATGCTTTCGAGGCCAATTACCCGGAAGAGACGGCACCGGTACTGGCCCTCGTCAATATTGGCGCCAGTGCCATGAACGTCAATATCCTCAAGGATGGCGTTTCGGTATTCACCCGCGATATCCAGGTGGGTGGAAACATGTTCAACGAGGAATTGCAGAAGCGCTTGGGGGTGAGCGGAGAGGATGCGGAGACCGCCAAACTCGGCGGCGCTCTCAACGATGTCGATGCCGCCGATGTCGAAGAGGTCCTGCATGATGCCTCCGAAAACCTCGCCCAGGAAGTCCAGCGGTCCCTCGACTTTTTTGCGGCGACCTCGGCCGATGAAAAAGTTCAGAAGCTCTTTATCTGCGGGGGGTGTTCGCGTCACCCGGCGGTCAAGGAGTCCTTGCTGCGGCGGCTTGATATGCCGGTGGAGGTTCTCGATCCGTTCCGGGGGATTGCTATCGACGAGAAGAGCTTCGACCCTGAGTACGTGCATGCCGTTGGGCCGTTGATGACCGTAGCGGTGGGTCTTGCCATGAGGAGGTTGGGCGACAAATGATCCGAATCAATCTATTGCCCGTTCGGGCCGCCCAGAAGAAGGAAAAGCTCCGGGGCCAGATAGCGGTACTCATCCTTTCGCTGATTCTCGTTGTTGCGGCCTGCGGTGGTATCTATGCCAATCAGTTGATGCGCATCGAGGCGGTCCGGGATGAGATCAGGGCCAACCAGCAGGAGAGCGACCGCCTCAAGAAGACCATCGGCGAGGTTGCCCAGTTCAAGAAGATGCAGCAGGAGCTGCGGGGCAAGCTGGATGTCCTCGACAAGATCAAGCAAGGGAAGAAAGGCCCGGTTCATCTCCTGGAAGAGTTGAGCACGGCCATCCCCGACAAGGTCTGGATCGATTCCTTCAAGGAAGCGGATGGGGTTATCTTCATTAACGGTGGTGGCTTGAATGAAGAGGTGGTCGCCGAATTTCTCAGGAACCTTGAGACCTCCCCGTACTACCAGGGGGTTGAACTGCAGGTGATCGAGCAGGAGTCCCGCGGTGTTATCAAGAGCCAGAAATTTTCCCTGACCTGCCGGGTTGAAGTACCCCCGGCCGGGCCAGCGAAATAAGCGGAGGACGGTGCCGGTATGAATCCAAGAGTTGAATGGTTTTTGCGGCGTCCTGCCTACCAGCGGGCCCTGATGATTTTGGCTGTTATGCTCCTGGTGGTCGCTGCTTTCGTTTTTCTCCTTTACCTGCCCAAGGATGAGGAATACTCCAGTCTGCAGCAGGAGAGCGAAAAGGTGCTGGCCAAGCTCCAGGAAGATCGGAGGATTGCCGCCAACCTGCCCCGGTTCAAGGCCGAATATGAAAAGATGAAGCTGCAGCTTGACCAAGCCCTGACTGAATTGCCGAATGAAAAGGAGATCCCCAGCCTGCTGACGACCATCGCGACCCTGGCGAAGGAAAATGGTCTCAATGTACTGCGGTTCAAGCCGGGGGGGGAGCGCCCCCAGGGCTTTTACGCCGAAGTCCCGGTCGATCTCAAGCTGGTTGGCACTTTTCACCAGATTGCCAAATTTTTCTACGATGTCGGGGATCTTCCGCGAATCGTCAATATCGGCAAGGTCGCCATGACCCTCGGCAGGGGGGGGGCGTCAGCCGGAGCGGAACTTTCCGTCGACTGTCTGGCGGTGACCTTCCGCTTCCTCGAAGGCTCTGCCCCTGCCGCACCTGCGAAAAAGGGAGGGAATAAGTAAATGCCCTTCACCAATCTAAGACGCGTTGGCTTGATCTTGATCGCCTGTCTGCTGAGTTGGGGGTGCAGCGAGGAGGCCCCCGCCCCGTCATCGCCACCACAGGCCAAAAAAGCTCAACCCGCCAAGGCGGCTCCTGTCGATGCCGCTGCCCAGGTCGAGGAGGCCCCGGAAGTTGCCAAGTATGTCTATAATCCGATGGGGCGCCGGGATCCTTTTGTCAACCCCCTGAAGGATCTCACCTCTCCCGCGGGCCAGGATGGGGATCTGCTTACCCCGCTGCAAAAAGTCGACCTCGGTCAGTTGCGGGTGGTCGGCATCATCGTGGGGCGTGGGGAGCCGGCGGCGATGGTTGTCGGCCCCGGAAGCCGGTCATTCATTCTTAAAAAGGGTGTCAAGGTCGGCAAGAATGATGGCGTGGTGATCGGGATTGATGCAGACACAATAAAGGTACGTGAAAAATACATTGATTTTTCCGGTGAGGTCAGAACCAGTATCCAGGAGCTGCAGCTTCCGAAGCGGGGAGGAGTGAATTAATATGTGTTGCCCATACTTCAAGAAGGTCGGTGTGGTCGTGAGGTCGCTCGTTCTGCTCCTGCTGCCAATGGTGGCGGTATGCCTGACCTTGTCGGTTGCCGAGGTCTATGCAGCCCAGAAGAAAGAGAACGCCATTGCCAGTATCGACGTGGCAAATCAGGCGGCGGATACCGCGGTGAAGATTGTGACCAAGGATCCGGTCGGCTATCGCTACACGGTCTACGATTCCTTTGACCCGGTTCGTGTGGTGGTCGACTTTCCCGGCATGGATGTCTCGGAAATCGGCAAAACGATTCCCGTCAAGGATGGCGCCATTCAGGAAGTTCGCGTCTCCTCCTTCGACCTGACCTCGGGAAAACTCGGTCGGGTTGAGATGTTGCTCACCACTGCGGCCAAATACGAAGTCAGCCTGGAGGGGAACACCTTCCAGATTCGGTTTGACAAGCCTGCTTCTGCCGTAGCGACCGCCCCGGCGCCTGCCGTAACCGCCATGCCGGAAGCTCCGGCCGCCTCGAGCGGGACCTTGGCCGCCGCCGCAAGTCGCGCGGCCACAGCGCCGGTTGAAAAGCCGGCCGATCCAGAACCGGGCAAGGCAACGGTCGCGACCGTAGAACCTACCTCGGCGGCTACTGCGGTTGCCGCACCTTCCGCCGCCACGGATGAGCCCAAGGTTGATTCCAAGGCCGCTCCTGTTGCTGTCAAAGCCGCACCCGCTGCGGCCCAATGGCTCCAGTCGATCAAGGTAGAAAACGGGCAGATTCTGCTTCGCAACGACGGTACAGTTGGCAAGTACCAGTACTTCAAACTGGGCTCGCCGCCGCGGCTGGTCGTCGATCTCTTCGACGTCAAGCCACAGTTCAAGGAGCGTACGCTGCCTGTCACTGAGGGCTTTAAGCAGGTACGTGTCGGCACTTACCCGGACAAGACCCGCCTCGTTTTCGACGCTGCAGGCAGCGTCTTGCCGCAATACAGCGTCATGCCAGAGGCCAGCGACCTGATCGTTTCCTGGAATGCCGTCAAGGATGCTCCCCAGGTTGCTGCGATTGTGGAATCGCCTGCCCCTGCCGCCAATCAGCAGGAAGTCACCGTCGAGGCCGTCGATTTTGACGTCCGCGACGGGCAATCCTACCTGACCGTTTCTCTGTCCGCCCCCGGGAAGGTGATCCCGGCCTCGGCATCGGGGAACACCGTCGGTTTCGGCGTCAAGCATGCCAATATCAGTCGCGCCCTGCGCCGGACTCTCGATGCTTCGGCCTTCCCCAGTGCCGTGAAACGGGTAACGCCCTATACCGTTCTCGTCGATGACAGCCAGGATGTACGTTTTGCCGTGGAACTGAAAGGGGCGGCCCGTTATTCCCTCAAGGAGAACGGGACCTCTCTGGTCCTGGCGGTGGACAACGATGGTTTCGCCCAGCAGCCTCCGGTGGCAGGGGAGGTGGTTGCCATTCCGGTCCCGGCAGCCGAGCCGGCCGCCGTCGCCGCACCGATGCCGGAATCCGCCCCGGTGAAGGCATCCCCTGCGGCTGCCCAGTCGACTCCGGCCGTTGCCGACCAGGCGGTTCGAACTGCCCCGGCGATCGTCGAATTGGCCGGTACTGGTTCGGAAGCGACCTATTCGGGGCAGAAGATCACCCTGGTCTTTGATGATGCCGATATTCTCAATATCCTCCAGCTCATTGCCGAAGTCAGCAACCTCAATATTGTTGCCAGTGACGATGTCAAGGGGACCATTACCCTGCGCCTGGTCGATGTCCCCTGGGATCAGGCCCTCGACCTGATCATGGAGATCAAGGACCTCGGCATGGTCAAGCAGGGGAATATCGCTCGCATCATGCCGCGGGAAAAGTTGCGTGCCATGGAAGAGGCGCGCATGAATGCCTCCCGGACCCGCGAAAAGCTTGAGGATCTCAAGACCGAGCTCATCACCGTCAACTATGCGGACCTTGGGAGTGTCTCCAAACATGTCAAAGGGGTGTTGACCAAAGACCGCGAGGGAGTCTCTGTTTCGGAGGATACCCGCAACAAACAGCTGATTGTTACCTCGATTCCATCCAACCTGGCAGACATCAGGAACCTCATCAGCAAGCTCGACACCCCGGAGCGGCAGGTGATGATCGAGGCGAGAATTGTTGAAGCCAGCTCCACCTTCAGCCGGGACCTCGGCGTCAAGTGGGGATTCTCCTCAGAAGGGGAGAACCGCGACATGCAACTGGGGAACAACCAGTTCAATCTTGGATTGGGCGGCAGCTTCCTGATTTCTCCGCCTGCCGCCGGCAGCGTTATCGGTGGCGCTGGGATGGGGGCCGGGTTTACCTTCGGCAGCCTGACCGGCACCTCCCTCGATCTGCGCATTTCGGCTCTCGAAGCGGCCGGTCAGGGGAAAGTCATCTCCACCCCGCGAATTTCAACCCTCAATGGCGGCCAGGCCAAGATCAGTCAGGGGACCAAGATCCCTTACCAGTCTTCCGGTCCTGACGGACCCAAGACCGAATTCGTCGACGCCAACCTCGAGTTGACGGTCACTCCGGTAATCAACCCGGACAACAGTATGATTCTTGACATCTCGGCGACCAACAGTTCTATTGGCAACACGGTCAGCACCGGAACCGGCGGTAATGCCCCGGCTATTGATACCCGGGAGGCGAAGACCAAACTGCTGGTCCGGGATGGGGAAACGACCGTTATCGGTGGGATTTTTGTCGAAACCGACAATAACAGTAATGCCGGGGTCCCGTTGTTGATGCATCTTCCACTGGTCGGACATCTGTTCAAATCGTCCAATAGATCGAATACGCGGGCCGAGTTGCTTATTTTCATCACGCCGCGAATCGTCAACTGATCGATCCCGGAGTCTCATGAACAGAAAGGGACAGGTCCGAAGGCCTGTCCCTTTCTGTCTCGGTTAGGGAGTCGGTGGGTATGGATGCATCTGACCTGGCCCCTGGAAAGAACACTGCTGCGGCTTTGAATCGCCAACGATCACTCCGAAATATTGTGCTCATTGGTTTCATGGGGGCGGGAAAGACGACGGTCGGAGCTGTTCTGGCCGAAGCCCTCGGATACCGATTGGTCGACCTCGACCAACTGATTGTCCTGCGCTGCGGAAAATCGATCCCGGAGATTTTTTCCGAGGAGGGGGAGGCGGTCTTCCGGGATTACGAATCGGCCGCTCTCTGCTCGTTGCGCTCCACGGAAGGGACAGTCCTGGCCACCGGCGGCGGAGTGGTGGGGCGGCAGGAAAACTGGGAGACTCTGCGTGGTATCGGGCCCGTGGTCTACCTGAGACTCCCCTGGGAGATCATCTGTCAACGGCTATCCGGGGATACCCAGCGCCCCCTGGCCGACCAGAGGGACGGCGGTGAGCGATTACGCCGACTATGGACCGAACGAGCGCCACTCTATGAGCAGGCCGATTTGATCATCGATGGCGATTTGCTGACACCCGAAGAAATCGCCGGCAAAATTATCCAGGCGCTGGCAAAGGAATAGGCGGGCATGGCCAACGAACAACTGATTGTCGGTCTCGGCGAACGCAGTTATCCGATCGTGATCGGCAGCGACATTATGGCCGGCCTCGGCGCCGAGCTCAGCCGGATCAATTTCCCCAGCAAGATTGCCGTCGTCAGTAATTCCACGGTGGCCGATCTTTACTTTGCGGCAGTCCGAAGCAGCCTGGAGGCCGCGGGATTCAGTGTCACGCTGTTGTTGATCGGGGATGGGGAGGAATTTAAAACGCTCCATACCCTGGAAGCGGTCGTCGGCCAGTTGATTTCAGGAAATTTCGATCGTGGGTGCGGTTTACTGGCCCTCGGCGGCGGCGTAGTTGGCGACCTGGCCGGATTTGCCGCCGCCATTTACCTGCGCGGCGTCCCCTTTGTCCAGGTGCCGACCACTCTGCTCGCCCAGGTCGACAGCTCGGTGGGAGGCAAGACGGCGGTCAATCACCCCCTCGGGAAGAATCTTATCGGCGCATTCTACCAGCCGCGCCTCGTCTATATCGATGTGGCGACCCTCCTGACCCTTCCCCCGCGTGAATTTGCCGCCGGTCTTGCCGAAGTCGTAAAATATGGCGTTATTCGGGACCTCGATTATCTGCAGTGGCTCTCTGCTGAGCGCAAAAGGATCATGGAGCAGGACCCTGAAGTGATGATCCCCCTGGTAAAGAGGTCTTGCCAAATCAAGGCTGATGTTGTAGAAATTGACGAAAAAGAGAGCTCTTTACGCGCCATTTTGAACTTCGGCCATACTTTTGGACACGCTGTGGAAACCCTTTCCGGCTACGGGGTGGTTCGCCATGGCGAGGCGGTGGCCATCGGCATGCTGGTTGCCGCCGCGGCCGCCACGGAATTGGAGCTGTGCCGGGAAGATGAACTCGCCACCTTGCGCAGCCTGTTGGCTTCTTTTCAATTACCGATCACCCTGCCGCCCTTGGGGCTCAGCGAGATTCTGGAAGTGATGGCCCGGGACAAGAAAGTCAAGGCCGGCGTCCTGCGTCTCATTCTCAATCGCGGTCTTGGCGACTGCGAGATTCGGGATATCGCCCACCCGGAACCGCTTCTGCAAGCAGCCCTGGCCCGTCTTCAGGCCCTATAGGATTACCTCATGGCCGCCTTGGAACATACTGCCTCTATGCTTGGAAAAATTGCCGGCTATATCGAGATTCTCAGCCGGGATCCGCACTCGACGGCGTTTGTGCCGTTAGCCGATGCCTACCGTCAGTTGGGGTTGCTGGATGATGCCATCGAAGTCGCCCAAAAGGGGGTCGCCGCGCTTCCCAAGTTCAGCCCGGGCTTTATTACCCTCGGCCGCCTTCACGCCCAACGTGGTGATCTGCCGGCCGCTGAGGTAGCCTTTTCGCAGGCGATTGCTATCGAACCGGACAGCCTTCCCGCGCTGAAAGGGCTCGCTCGCGTCAGTGGCATGCAAGGGAATCGGGAGCGCGCTCGCCAGCTCCTCGAGAAAGCCAATGCGCTTCAGCCGGACGATGCCACGGTGCTGAAAATGCTCGCTGCGCTGGGACCGGCACCGCAGGGCGAAGGCAAGCCAGCGCGAACACCTGCTCCGAAGAGTGATTTGGAAGAGCGGGACGCACCGATCGCTACCGCGACCATCGCGGAGATCTATGTAAAGCAGGGTTTGCTCGGCAAGGCCCTGCATGTCTACCGCGATCTCCTCAAGGCCGACCCGGGGAACAGTGGTCTTGCCGGCCGTTATCGGGAGCTTGAACGGGAGATCAGCGGGGAAGGGGCGCCTGCTCCGATTGCAGGCGAGGCGCCCGCCGTGGAAGAAGAGGCGTCCGTTGGTTCCCCCGCCCGGGAGGAGTCCCAGATCCTTGCCACCCTGACCAGCTGGCTTGATGCAATTCGCGACAGGAGGGAAGATGTTCGCTGAAATTCTGCAGGAGATCGTTGAAGGGACCGCCGGTGGAGTTGGTGCGGTTCTTATGGGGTATGACGGCATCGCCATTGAGCAGTATTTCAAACCCTGCGAGGGAGTCGACCTGCAGATGATGGCGGTGGAATACGCCAACGTGCTCAAGGAGATCAAGCGGACGGTGGAGATTCTCAATACCGGCGACATGGAAGAGGTCGCGATCAAAACCGAGCGCTTCTATGTGGTGATCCGGGCGCTGACCGATGAATACTTCACCGCCTTGACCCTGCAACGGGATGGTAATTTCGGCAAGGGACGCTATCTGCTGTTGCGTGACGCCCAAAAACTTATCGAGGCACTGAGTTGAGTGCCGCATCCATGAAGATACTCGTCCTCCACGGACCGAATCTGAATCTGCTTGGCTCCAGGGAACCTGCTGTTTACGGAACCCGGACCCTCGCCGATATCGATGCCGAGCTGGTTTCCCTGGGACGGGAACTGGGCGCCGTGGTGGAAACCGTGCAGTCCAACCACGAGGGGGTCTTGATTGACCGGATTCATCAGGCCCGAAACGAGGGAGTCTCCGGTCTGCTCATTAATCCCGGTGGTTTTACCCATACCAGCGTCGCCCTGCGAGATGCCTTGACCGCAGTCAACCTTCCTACCGTTGAAGTCCATCTTTCCAACATTCATGCCCGGGAGTCGTTTCGTCAGCACTCCTACATTGCCCCGGTCGCTCTCGCCCAGATTGGCGGGTTCGGTGCCGACAGCTATCTGCTGGCCCTGCGGGGAATTTTAGGCATATTAAAAAAGTAAATAATTGTGAATAAAAGCGGAATATGCTAAAAGACAGGTCCGGACGGATTCGCCCTTTGCTGGAGCATTGCGCCCTCGATGGCCTGGTTTTTCTGGACCCCGCCAATCTGGCTTACCTCAGCGGGTTTTCCGGAACGGACGGAGTCCTGATTGTTACCCGCAGTGCGAGTTGTTTTCTCACCGACTCGCGTTATACGACCCAGGCCAGAGAGGAGGTCACCGCGAGTGAAGTTGGGGAATATGCCGACAAGGTGACCGGGGTTCTCGACTGGCTGCGAAAGTCCGGAATTTCCCGGGTCGGGTTTGAAGCTGCCACGCTGCCGTATGCGACGGCAATGCGCTTCAGGGAAGGGGCGCCGGGCCTCGAGTGGGTCCCCCTCGATAAGGAACTGAAGCCGTTGCGGGGGAGCAAGGACGCCGGGGAGGTTAATGCCCTGGGCCGTGCGGCAGCCCTGAACTCGGCGGCTCTCGCGGAGGTTCTGCCGCGCTTGACCCCTGGCGTCAGCGAGCGTAACTTCGCGCTTGAACTTGAGTTCGCCCTGAAGCGCCGCGGTGGCGAAGAGAAGGCGTTTGACTTTATCGTCGCCTCCGGCCGCCGGGGAGCGATGCCGCACGGGGTCGCTTCGGATAAGCTGCTGGCTGCAGGGGAACTGGTCACGATCGACTTCGGTACCCGGGTCGATGGCTATCATTCGGATGAGACGGTTACCCTGGCCCTGGGCGCGATTGAAGAGGACCAGCGGCGTGTTTTCGATACGGTTCTGGCCGCCCACGATCGGGCAATCGCGGGAATCCGTCCCGGAGTTCCCCTGCGTAGCATCGACGCCCTGGCTCGTGGATACATCGACGACCAGGGATTCGGCGAATTTTTTGGCCATGGCCTCGGCCACGGTGTTGGCCGGGAAGTTCACGAGTTTCCCGTGGTCTCGCCCCGCAGCGAAACCATCGCGGAGGAGGGGATGGTCTTTACCGTCGAGCCGGGAGTCTACCTCCCCGGGGTCTGCGGCGTCCGGATCGAGGACATGGTGGTGGTCACCGCCGACGGGTGCCGCGTGTTGACGCAGATTCCCAAGCATTTTCGTTCCCTGCCGGTTTGAGCCGGCACCAGGAGTGGCGCCCGAGGCGCCCCAAAAAGCAACGTCAAGGAGGTTCTGTTCTATGGATATCAAGGATCTGAAAACCCTCATCAAGCTGGTCACCGAAACGGATATTACCGAATTCGAGGTGGAAAACGCGGAAGAAAAGGTTCTGATCAAGCGCGGCCACGCCCAGGAAATCGTCCACGTCTCCGCTCCTGCCTACCAGGCCCCTGCTCCCATGCCGGTGGCGGCGCCTGCTGCCGGTGCGGCCCCGGCGCCGGCCACGGCGGCTCCGGTTGCGGTCACCAATGACAAATACGAAACCATTACCTCGCCGATCGTCGGTACCTTCTACCGGGCGCCGTCACCGGAATCGGACGCGTATTGCGAGGTTGGTTCCATCGTCGACAAGGGCCAGACTTTCTGCATTGTCGAGGCAATGAAATTGATGAACGAGATTGAAGCCGAATTCAAGTGCAAGGTGATCGAGATCGTCAAGGAAAATGCCCAGCCGGTCGAGTTTGGCGATCCCCTGTTCATCGTGGAGCGGATCTAGCGGGTCGCAGGATCCAGGGTCCAGGCCCCGGAATATCTGACACCTGACACCTGTTTTTCGGAGAAAAAAACTCATGTTCCATAAGATATTGATCGCAAACCGCGGAGAAATCGCCCTGCGCATCATCCGCGCCTGCAAGGAACTCGGCATCAAGACGGTGGCGGTCCACTCGGATGTGGACAGCGAGTCGCTGCATGTCAAGCTGGCTGACGAAAGTATCTGCATCGGGCCGGCCCCCAGTGCCAAGAGTTACCTGAATATGAAGTCGATCATCAGCGCCGCCGAGGTCACCGATGCCGACGCAATCCACCCCGGTTACGGCTTTCTCTCCGAGAAC is a window encoding:
- a CDS encoding helix-turn-helix transcriptional regulator; its protein translation is MGKNHVKEIREALLMSKAELARKAGVSPLTVDRIERGAACRMVTMRKIILALGLDVADRGKVFPEQDN
- the pilM gene encoding type IV pilus biogenesis protein PilM, giving the protein MLSRGKKEIIGIDIGSSSVKLVQLREMKGGYALQNLGIAPLPAEAIVDNAIMDSSSVVDILRNLVESHKVKTKNVATSVSGHSVIIRKIQLPIMTEEEMEASIQWEAEQYIPFDISEVNLDFQILGPDAKDPAQMNVVLVAAKKDFVNDYLAVFKECGFDPKVMDVDCFAMENAFEANYPEETAPVLALVNIGASAMNVNILKDGVSVFTRDIQVGGNMFNEELQKRLGVSGEDAETAKLGGALNDVDAADVEEVLHDASENLAQEVQRSLDFFAATSADEKVQKLFICGGCSRHPAVKESLLRRLDMPVEVLDPFRGIAIDEKSFDPEYVHAVGPLMTVAVGLAMRRLGDK
- the pilQ gene encoding type IV pilus secretin family protein, which produces MRSLVLLLLPMVAVCLTLSVAEVYAAQKKENAIASIDVANQAADTAVKIVTKDPVGYRYTVYDSFDPVRVVVDFPGMDVSEIGKTIPVKDGAIQEVRVSSFDLTSGKLGRVEMLLTTAAKYEVSLEGNTFQIRFDKPASAVATAPAPAVTAMPEAPAASSGTLAAAASRAATAPVEKPADPEPGKATVATVEPTSAATAVAAPSAATDEPKVDSKAAPVAVKAAPAAAQWLQSIKVENGQILLRNDGTVGKYQYFKLGSPPRLVVDLFDVKPQFKERTLPVTEGFKQVRVGTYPDKTRLVFDAAGSVLPQYSVMPEASDLIVSWNAVKDAPQVAAIVESPAPAANQQEVTVEAVDFDVRDGQSYLTVSLSAPGKVIPASASGNTVGFGVKHANISRALRRTLDASAFPSAVKRVTPYTVLVDDSQDVRFAVELKGAARYSLKENGTSLVLAVDNDGFAQQPPVAGEVVAIPVPAAEPAAVAAPMPESAPVKASPAAAQSTPAVADQAVRTAPAIVELAGTGSEATYSGQKITLVFDDADILNILQLIAEVSNLNIVASDDVKGTITLRLVDVPWDQALDLIMEIKDLGMVKQGNIARIMPREKLRAMEEARMNASRTREKLEDLKTELITVNYADLGSVSKHVKGVLTKDREGVSVSEDTRNKQLIVTSIPSNLADIRNLISKLDTPERQVMIEARIVEASSTFSRDLGVKWGFSSEGENRDMQLGNNQFNLGLGGSFLISPPAAGSVIGGAGMGAGFTFGSLTGTSLDLRISALEAAGQGKVISTPRISTLNGGQAKISQGTKIPYQSSGPDGPKTEFVDANLELTVTPVINPDNSMILDISATNSSIGNTVSTGTGGNAPAIDTREAKTKLLVRDGETTVIGGIFVETDNNSNAGVPLLMHLPLVGHLFKSSNRSNTRAELLIFITPRIVN
- a CDS encoding pilus assembly protein PilP translates to MILIACLLSWGCSEEAPAPSSPPQAKKAQPAKAAPVDAAAQVEEAPEVAKYVYNPMGRRDPFVNPLKDLTSPAGQDGDLLTPLQKVDLGQLRVVGIIVGRGEPAAMVVGPGSRSFILKKGVKVGKNDGVVIGIDADTIKVREKYIDFSGEVRTSIQELQLPKRGGVN
- the aroB gene encoding 3-dehydroquinate synthase, which codes for MANEQLIVGLGERSYPIVIGSDIMAGLGAELSRINFPSKIAVVSNSTVADLYFAAVRSSLEAAGFSVTLLLIGDGEEFKTLHTLEAVVGQLISGNFDRGCGLLALGGGVVGDLAGFAAAIYLRGVPFVQVPTTLLAQVDSSVGGKTAVNHPLGKNLIGAFYQPRLVYIDVATLLTLPPREFAAGLAEVVKYGVIRDLDYLQWLSAERKRIMEQDPEVMIPLVKRSCQIKADVVEIDEKESSLRAILNFGHTFGHAVETLSGYGVVRHGEAVAIGMLVAAAAATELELCREDELATLRSLLASFQLPITLPPLGLSEILEVMARDKKVKAGVLRLILNRGLGDCEIRDIAHPEPLLQAALARLQAL
- a CDS encoding roadblock/LC7 domain-containing protein, coding for MFAEILQEIVEGTAGGVGAVLMGYDGIAIEQYFKPCEGVDLQMMAVEYANVLKEIKRTVEILNTGDMEEVAIKTERFYVVIRALTDEYFTALTLQRDGNFGKGRYLLLRDAQKLIEALS
- a CDS encoding PilN domain-containing protein → MIRINLLPVRAAQKKEKLRGQIAVLILSLILVVAACGGIYANQLMRIEAVRDEIRANQQESDRLKKTIGEVAQFKKMQQELRGKLDVLDKIKQGKKGPVHLLEELSTAIPDKVWIDSFKEADGVIFINGGGLNEEVVAEFLRNLETSPYYQGVELQVIEQESRGVIKSQKFSLTCRVEVPPAGPAK
- the aroQ gene encoding type II 3-dehydroquinate dehydratase — its product is MKILVLHGPNLNLLGSREPAVYGTRTLADIDAELVSLGRELGAVVETVQSNHEGVLIDRIHQARNEGVSGLLINPGGFTHTSVALRDALTAVNLPTVEVHLSNIHARESFRQHSYIAPVALAQIGGFGADSYLLALRGILGILKK
- a CDS encoding shikimate kinase, whose amino-acid sequence is MLIGFMGAGKTTVGAVLAEALGYRLVDLDQLIVLRCGKSIPEIFSEEGEAVFRDYESAALCSLRSTEGTVLATGGGVVGRQENWETLRGIGPVVYLRLPWEIICQRLSGDTQRPLADQRDGGERLRRLWTERAPLYEQADLIIDGDLLTPEEIAGKIIQALAKE
- a CDS encoding type 4a pilus biogenesis protein PilO; this encodes MNPRVEWFLRRPAYQRALMILAVMLLVVAAFVFLLYLPKDEEYSSLQQESEKVLAKLQEDRRIAANLPRFKAEYEKMKLQLDQALTELPNEKEIPSLLTTIATLAKENGLNVLRFKPGGERPQGFYAEVPVDLKLVGTFHQIAKFFYDVGDLPRIVNIGKVAMTLGRGGASAGAELSVDCLAVTFRFLEGSAPAAPAKKGGNK
- a CDS encoding tetratricopeptide repeat protein, translated to MLGKIAGYIEILSRDPHSTAFVPLADAYRQLGLLDDAIEVAQKGVAALPKFSPGFITLGRLHAQRGDLPAAEVAFSQAIAIEPDSLPALKGLARVSGMQGNRERARQLLEKANALQPDDATVLKMLAALGPAPQGEGKPARTPAPKSDLEERDAPIATATIAEIYVKQGLLGKALHVYRDLLKADPGNSGLAGRYRELEREISGEGAPAPIAGEAPAVEEEASVGSPAREESQILATLTSWLDAIRDRREDVR